CTGGTCGCTCATAATGGGTTCGTAGTCGACGACGGAGCCGAACATACTTGCCATGGCCGCGAAATTCTGCACCACCATATTGGCATAATTGATGCGGATCAGGCCCAGTGCTTCCATTCTTTTCAGTTCTCTGCCGACACTTTGCCTTGCGGCCCCAACCATCAACCCCAGTTTCTCCTGGGAGCAATTTTGCAGGATGATGGGCTCCGGCGGCGGTGTGCCGTTCTGGAATAGTGCCAGGCGGACTATCGTTCGGCCCAGCCGATGGTATAGCGGCAAGAGATAGGCATCCTGAGCAAGCGCGAAAAGAGACTGATATCGATAGCCGAGCATCTCCGCCACTTTCCTCGAAATTTCCGGATGCTTGCATATCAGGGACTGATAGTCTGATCGCGATAGAATGCTGACCTTGCTGTCGATCAACGCGACGGCGTTGTTGAATCTCAGCCCGCCATTGACCAGGCCGATGTCGCCCAGGGTGTCGCCCGGATAAAGCGAGCCGACGACATATTCGCGTCCATCGGCGGTGTAGCAGTTGATCTCGACGTGACCGGAGAGGATCTGATAGCCGCAAGTCGCTTCTTCACCGAACCGGTACAGCATCTCGCCGGCCCGAACGCGCCGTTCGCGAAGATAGATCTGAAGATCGGAATTTGCCTGCGGCGAGAGCATGTCCCGCCACGTGTGAATCTTTATGGAGGCTGGCGTTACCGGATCGGTCATCTTCGCTGGCGTTCCAAGAAGTCTCTTAAAGGGCTGGTTCCATCCCGACCCTGAATGGGGCTGATTACTTCGGCAACCGCTCCAGAAACTTCATTC
This region of Mesorhizobium sp. CAU 1732 genomic DNA includes:
- a CDS encoding Crp/Fnr family transcriptional regulator, translated to MTDPVTPASIKIHTWRDMLSPQANSDLQIYLRERRVRAGEMLYRFGEEATCGYQILSGHVEINCYTADGREYVVGSLYPGDTLGDIGLVNGGLRFNNAVALIDSKVSILSRSDYQSLICKHPEISRKVAEMLGYRYQSLFALAQDAYLLPLYHRLGRTIVRLALFQNGTPPPEPIILQNCSQEKLGLMVGAARQSVGRELKRMEALGLIRINYANMVVQNFAAMASMFGSVVDYEPIMSDQFGFVTT